The Kribbella sp. NBC_00662 nucleotide sequence GCCGCGTACCCTGGGAGTCCGCGCGAGGCGAGTCGGGAACAGGTGCGGTACGTGTACCGCGGCTCCAAGATCACGGTGTATCTGCACGGGCTCGTGTATGCGTTGTTCCATCGGCCGGACCGCGTTGTCGACGTTCAGAACGGACTGCCGTTCTTCACCCGCCTGGTGCGTCGGTCTGTCGTGGTGCTCGTCCATCACGTGCACCACGAGCAGTGGCAGGTCGTCTATCCGGGCTGGCGTGGCCGGCTGGGATGGTGGCTCGAGTCTCGCCTGGCTCCACGGTTGTACCGGGATTGTCCTTACGTGACAGTGTCTTCCGCGTCCCGCGACGAGCTCGCCGAGCTCGGTGTCGATGACATCGCCGTCATCCACAACGGTGCCGATCCGGCGCCGGCGCGGCAACGCCCGCAGGCCGACGTACCGACTGTGGTGTGTGTGGGCCGACTGGTCCCGCACAAACAGCTCGAGCACGCTGTGGAGGCGATCGCGCTGGCACGCCAGACTCTGCCGACCGCGAGGCTGATCGTCGTCGGCTCCGGGTGGTGGGAGGACGAACTGCGCGAGTACGTCGAACAACGCCGGCTGGGCGACGCGGTCGAATTTCGCGGGCACGTGAGCGAGGAGGACAAGCACGCGGCGTACGACGAAGCGTGGGTCCTGGCACTGCCCAGTCTCAAGGAGGGTTGGGGTCTCGTCGTGGGCGAGGCCGCCGGTCACGGCGTACCCACCGTCGCCTATCGCAGCGCGGGTGGGCCGACCGAGTCCGTGCACGACGGAGTGTCGGGGACGCTCGTCGACAACGCGAGCGACTTCGCGACGGCGATCATGGAACTGCTGCAGGACAGCCTGCTCCGGCGGCGGTTGTCCGACGGAGCGTTGGCCGGCGCCGACCGATTCACGTGGTGTGCGGCGGCGGCGGCCTTCGACCAGTTGCTGGCTACTTCGAGCCGTAGTTCACGATCGGGACATCGGCCTGCCCCTGCGGATGGCCGGCCGGCGGCGCCGGATCGTCCTTCACCTGCTGAACCACCCCGACAACTGTCGTCGTAGCCACCGCGAGCCCTGCGAGTACGGCGATTGCCGCACCGATCAGCGATCCCATGAAAGACGTCCCCTCCCGGTCAAGTGAACCGAAGAGTAACAACGCCGCGCCAGGGACACCAGAGCGGCGAGCAACGTTGCTCCGGCAGCCGTCCAGGCCGCGAGGACGACCACCGTCCGCCAGAGAGGATGCGGCTGCGGCGCCGGCGTACCGTCGAGCTTGTACACGATGACCGACGGTCCGGAGAACTCTCGTTTCAGACCGCTCATCATGGTGTCTGGCAGCGGGCCGCCTGCGTCCCGATCCACCACGATCCAGCCGATCCCCTGCTGCAGCAGGACAGGTGCCGGATCCGTGCCGTCGTCGATGGATTTCCGCACGGCGTTCGCTACCTCAGCGGCCTGCGGATCCTCACCGGCGAGACGACGACCGCCGATGATCAGCTCGTCAGGTACGACCGAGGCCTGGTCGAAGTACCGCGGCATCGGGTCCAGGACGGGACGACGGCCGTTCCACGACGGTGCGCGGTATGCCTCGAACGGCCACGGGATGAATCGGCCGTGGAGTGCTTGTCGGGCCTGCGACCAGTCTGCAGGATAGTGCGATACATGAAGACCCGCGCCGGCCACGAGCCCTGGCAGCGCGGCGATCGGCAGCAAGAGTGCTGTGAGACCGACAACCCGCTTCAGACGGACGCGCTGCGCGATCGCGGCAACGGCCGCGCCGAAGCCGATCGCTTCGAGTAGCACCAACGGCCCGAGATAACGCTGGCCGTCACGGAACAGGCCAACCCCGGGGACATGGGCAACCAGTTGGGCGAAAGCACCTGGCGCGATGACTCCGGCCATGGCGATCGCTGTCGCTACTACGGCGGCCACCGAAAGGGCACGGATCGGCTGACTCCGCCTCCATTGCAGTGCGATGCCCGCCGACGACAGCAAGAGCACGACGAACGCGAGCACCAACGAGACCGGCTCACCTCGGCTGTCCGGGACGACATCCGCATTCCAGACGCCGCCGAGAGTAAGCAACGTCGGCAGCGTCCCGCCGTACCCCTCATCGCGAGCAGCGAACGCCGCCACTGAGACGGGGTCCGTGGGGAGGCCGGCGTGCGTGAACCCAGCGACCAGCCAGGGCCCGTTCAAGAGAACCGCCGTCCCCAAGACCCAAAGCTGCTTCGCCCGCGGTCGCCAGAGCAGCATCAAACCACCGATGAGCAGACCGATGACTCCGCCGGACGCGGTCAAGGCACACGCCGCCGATGCAAGGACGAATCCCGCCCACCCCTCCCCCCGGCGCACTCTGATCGCGGACCGCACCAGCCAGGGCAGCGCTGCGTACCCGAGAAGCAGCGCCCAAGCGCCGAGGCGGAGACGTTCAGCGACGAATGGATTCCACATGTACAACGTCGCCGCCGCCGCACCGGGCAGCGCCCCGCCGAGGCGAAGCTCTCGCCACAGGGCCGTCATACCGAGACCTGACAGCAGCGGAATCGCCACCAGGACCAGCTTGTTCAGAACCTGGCCGCCGGCAATCTCATCCAGAACTGCGACCACCACATCCGACGGAACCGCCCGCGGCATAGCCGTCGAAACACCGAAGAGGTCGAGCCGCAACGAGAGGTCAGGCACGAACACCATGTCGTAACCGACAACAAACCCCGGAGCGAGCAGCGGCGCCGTGATCAACAGACTGACCAAGACAGGCCAGAGCCACGGACAAACCCGCATCCACCGCTCCGACACCCTTCATCCTCTCCTCCGGCCACCACCGACGAGGGTCAGGGTGAACTCAGCAATGGTAGAAGCCGGCGCATCGAAGCAAATCAGACTCGCGCTGCCGCAGAAGCCCTAGGTTGCCGATCCGCGTCCAGCAGAGCGGCCGACGCAGCTTTCCCCTTCAACGTGGCTGCGGGCAGGCATCTCCGAAAGTCTCGAGCGCTCTGTTCACTCGGCCGACGAAACTACGCGGGGATGAGAGCGTTCGGTCTTCACCTACACCCGCGAACGGCGATCCCCAGATGTAACGGGCAGCGCTGATCGCCGATGTTCGACGTACACGGCAGTTCGACACTCCGAGCGAAGCGTCGGCACCACGACCATCTCACTGCCATGGGAGCGACTGGACGGCGAACTCCAGGCGATGGAGCTGCGGTTCAGCTGGAGGGATGGCAGACCACTCCGAGGGGCGCGCCAGGCAGGCGGTCGACCGCCGGCTGGAACGACTCGCCGCACGGCTCACGGAGCAGCGACGGAGCAACGGCCATCCGTCCGTCGAATCCCTTATGCTCAAGGCCATTCAGTCTCAGGAGACGTCGTGAACAGCAGTCGCCGCACGTCGGCTAGCCGCTGAACCTGCTGAGTCCGTCGAACATCCACCAGATCTACACCGACACCCCCGTCGGCACAAAGGTCCAGGAGCTCATTTACCGGCTGACCCGGTACGTCTGAGTTGTGCTTGCTTGGCTCGGACGATGTCCGGGTCCCTGGGGTCGAGCGGGAGCACCGCGTCGTCGTCGTACCGTCTGTCTTTTCTGCGAACGACTTTGGTTATCCGAATCTGTCGCATCGGAACTCCTTGGAAGGGCAGGCCTGGCGCCGAGGTGTTGGAGGGGTTCTCAAGACGCCAGGCCCGCCTGCTATGTGGGGGTCGGCGACGACAGCAGGTACCACGCCGCGCTGTTGGGCGAGAGTTTGTCGCCCGCTTCCTGGTGACTCGCGAGCAGTAGTTCGCCGTCGACCGGGACAGCGACCACTCTCGACGAGCAGTTGACGACGCAGCAGAAGCCGTCGCCGCGGGTGAAGGCCAGTACGCCGGGTTCGGTCGCCAGCCATTCGAAGTCGTTCGAAGCCAGTGCCGGAAGCCGCCTGCGCAGACCGAGTGCCTCGCGGTACAGATGCAGCATCGATTCGCCCCAGCCCAGTTGATGGTCCACAGCGTGCAGGGCGAACCAGTCAGGCTGCGGCAACCAGGGATCTGACCGGGAGAATCCGAAAGCGTCCTGGCCGGCCGACCAGGGCAAGGGAATCCGGCAGCCGTCCCGGCCCCGCCGCGCCCCGTTGCTGCGGTGGAACATCGGATCGGTGAGCACACTGTCCGGCAGATCCGTGACCTCGGGCAGACCGAGCTCTTCGCCTTGATAGAGGTACGCCGCTCCCGGCAGCGCGAGCATCAGCAGCGCACTCGCCCGCGCACGTGCGGTCCCGAGATCGACGTCCCCGGCGTGTGCGCCCGGGGCCCCACCGCCGTAGCGGGTGACGGATCTCGGCATGTCGTGGTTGTTCAGCACCCAGGCGACCGAGGAGCCGGCGTCCTGGATCGTACCCAGCCCGCGGTCGACGACGTCGGAGAGAATCTGCGCGTCCCAGTGCGCGCGCAGGAACTCGAAGTAGAAGGTCTGATGCAGTTCGTCCGGCCGCTGGTACAGCGCGAGTTGCCGGGTGTCCAGTACGCCGACCTCGCCGATCAGCACGCGTTCGCGGCCGGTGAAGGCCGAGTATCCATCGGCGATCTGCCGCCAACGGCGCCAGACGTCGTGCACCTCGGGCTGGTTCCACGCGTGCGGGTTGAGCGGGTCGCCGGTGACCTCGTCGTCGATCGCCTGCCCGTGGTCCGGCAGTCCGGCCGCCTTGTGCAACCCGTGCGCCACGTCGATTCGGACGCCGTCGACGCCGCGCTCGAGCCAGAATCGCAGTACCTGCTCGAAGTACGCCGCCACGTCGGGGTGGCGCCAGTTGAAGTCGGCCTGCTCCGGCGCGAAGCTGTGCAGGTACCACTGGCCGTCGGGGACCTGTTGCCAGGCCGGGCCGCCGAAGACGGAGCGCCAGTTGTTGGGCGGTTCCTCGCCCCGGCCGTCGGCGAAGTGGAACCACTCGCGCTCAGGGCTCCCCGGGCCTGCGGCCAGCGCCGCGGCGAACCAGGGATGCTCGGTCGAGCAGTGGTTCGGGACAAGATCGATGAGGACCTTGATGTCGTGCCGATGCGCGTCGTCAACCAGACGGTCGAAACCGTCGAGGGTGCCGTAGCGGGGATCGACCGAGAAGTAGTCGGAGACGTCGTACCCGTGGTCGTGCTGCGGTGAGGGGTAGAACGGGTTGAGCCAGATGCCGTCCACTCCCAGGGCCTGCAGGTACGG carries:
- a CDS encoding glycosyltransferase family 4 protein, giving the protein MRAQSVLLLNWRDTTNPEGGGSERYVEEIAKGLASLGWSVTVLCAAYPGSPREASREQVRYVYRGSKITVYLHGLVYALFHRPDRVVDVQNGLPFFTRLVRRSVVVLVHHVHHEQWQVVYPGWRGRLGWWLESRLAPRLYRDCPYVTVSSASRDELAELGVDDIAVIHNGADPAPARQRPQADVPTVVCVGRLVPHKQLEHAVEAIALARQTLPTARLIVVGSGWWEDELREYVEQRRLGDAVEFRGHVSEEDKHAAYDEAWVLALPSLKEGWGLVVGEAAGHGVPTVAYRSAGGPTESVHDGVSGTLVDNASDFATAIMELLQDSLLRRRLSDGALAGADRFTWCAAAAAFDQLLATSSRSSRSGHRPAPADGRPAAPDRPSPAEPPRQLSS
- a CDS encoding glycoside hydrolase family 13 protein, encoding MFTTRPRPGADWWRTAVIYQVYLRSFHDSDGDGVGDLAGVRAKLPYLQALGVDGIWLNPFYPSPQHDHGYDVSDYFSVDPRYGTLDGFDRLVDDAHRHDIKVLIDLVPNHCSTEHPWFAAALAAGPGSPEREWFHFADGRGEEPPNNWRSVFGGPAWQQVPDGQWYLHSFAPEQADFNWRHPDVAAYFEQVLRFWLERGVDGVRIDVAHGLHKAAGLPDHGQAIDDEVTGDPLNPHAWNQPEVHDVWRRWRQIADGYSAFTGRERVLIGEVGVLDTRQLALYQRPDELHQTFYFEFLRAHWDAQILSDVVDRGLGTIQDAGSSVAWVLNNHDMPRSVTRYGGGAPGAHAGDVDLGTARARASALLMLALPGAAYLYQGEELGLPEVTDLPDSVLTDPMFHRSNGARRGRDGCRIPLPWSAGQDAFGFSRSDPWLPQPDWFALHAVDHQLGWGESMLHLYREALGLRRRLPALASNDFEWLATEPGVLAFTRGDGFCCVVNCSSRVVAVPVDGELLLASHQEAGDKLSPNSAAWYLLSSPTPT